AGAACCAGAAAGAGGATACGGTGTTTTTATTGATAATATGCTAAATATCACAAAATATATCAAATAAATTTATTTAAAAATACTAAAAGGAAGTTTCGGTTAGCTGTTGAATTTTTATGTATATAACACATCAAAATGAGGGAGATATATGGAAAAGTTAAAAGTAGTGATTGCAGATGATAACAGACAATTTAACATGCTTTTAACAGAAGTTTTCAATTCCCAGCCAGATTTTTTGGTGGTTGGTAATTCTTACGATGGTATTGAAACCTTAAAAGTTGTTGAAGAAAAGAAACCGGACCTTTTGATGCTGGATATCATAATGCCGTACCTTGATGGAATTGGTGTAATAGAAAATCTTTCAAGTGTGGAAAAACGCCCAAACATAATTGTCATATCTGCAGTTGGTCAGGAAAATATTTCGCAAAAAGCAATTAATATGGGAGCTCTATACTACTTTGTTAAACCTTTTGATTTGAATATTATGATAGAAAGAGTGAGACAACTTTTAATCAGTACATCTTCAAAGTCAGAGACTGCAGAGATAAATTTTTCAAAACCTGCCGAGAAAAAACCTGTAAGCGAATTAGACATAGAAGCC
The sequence above is drawn from the Caldicellulosiruptor bescii DSM 6725 genome and encodes:
- the spo0A gene encoding sporulation transcription factor Spo0A codes for the protein MEKLKVVIADDNRQFNMLLTEVFNSQPDFLVVGNSYDGIETLKVVEEKKPDLLMLDIIMPYLDGIGVIENLSSVEKRPNIIVISAVGQENISQKAINMGALYYFVKPFDLNIMIERVRQLLISTSSKSETAEINFSKPAEKKPVSELDIEAEVTEILKEVGIPAHVRGYQFLRDAIVLATMDADLLNGITKVLYPMIAEKYNTTPTRVERAIRHAIEISATRGKAETLYKYFGYSTSQDKGKPTNAEFIAMISDKLRLKIKKSSQAK